A DNA window from Ictalurus punctatus breed USDA103 chromosome 11, Coco_2.0, whole genome shotgun sequence contains the following coding sequences:
- the LOC108271661 gene encoding zinc finger protein 239, which yields MMKLKSEEVKYENVPTRISSDEQVSPGVQHVDTTWREAQPGTYRCTKSFDDLGNAETHRYVHAGEKPYYCSECGKRFIERRHLERHQRIHTGEKPYRCSHCGKSFTREDTLQQHQRLHTGEKPYRCSDCGMSFTQQSTFQLHQRVHSGVKPYECLECGKSFRRQDTLQQHQRIHTGEKPYHCSDCGKSFRQQSHLQLHQRVHTGEKPYRCLYCGRSFSDSRNLKTHQHVHTGEKPYHCSRCGLRFAYSSVFKTHKCITAEAAHVNASSQEI from the coding sequence ATGATGAAATTGAAATCGGAGGAGGTTAAATACGAGAACGTACCCACGAGAATCTCCAGCGATGAGCAGGTTTCACCTGGAGTTCAGCACGTTGACACTACGTGGAGAGAAGCGCAGCCGGGAACGTACCGGTGCACGAAGAGTTTCGACGATCTGGGAAACGCCGAGACGCACCGTTACGTCCACGCGGGAGAGAAACCGTATTACTGCTCGGAGTGTGGGAAGCGGTTTATTGAGCGAAGACATCTGGAACgccaccagcgcattcacacgggagagaagccgtatcgcTGCTCGCACtgcgggaagagttttaccCGAGAGGACACCCTGCAACAGCACCAGCGccttcacacgggagagaagccgtatcgtTGTTCGGACTGCGGGATGAGTTTTACCCAGCAGAGTACTTTCCAGCTGCACCAGCGTGTTCACTCAGGAGTGAAGCCCTATGAGTGCTtggagtgtgggaagagttttcgGCGGCAGGACACGCTCCAGCAacatcagcgcattcacaccggcgagaagccgtatcactgttcGGACTGCGGGAAGAGTTTCAGGCAGCAGAGTCATCTCCAACTACACCAGCGCGTGCATACGGGAGAGAAGCCTTATCGGTGCTTATACTGTGGGAGGAGCTTTAGCGATAGTCGAAACCTCAAAACGCACCAACACGTTCACaccggagagaagccgtatcactgctcgcGCTGTGGACTGAGATTCGCGTATTCGAGTGTATTTAAGACACACAAGTGCATTACAGCGGAGGCGGCGCACGTGAATGCGTCAAGTCAAGAAATCTGA